GGATTGAAACGATTGGTTTGCCGCAACAGTTGGTAACGGCAGATGGTATCGCCCGCTCAATTGAGCGGGCGCGGATTGAAACAAGCTGTAGTATCCAGGACTGTGGCAGCCGAGGCGGTATCGCCCGCTCAATTGAGCGGGCGCGGATTGAAACGTAGCCGTCACCCGCCCGTACACCGCTAGCAGCGCGGTATCGCCCGCTCAATTGAGCGGGCGCGGATTGAAACTCGCTCAAACCAACGTTGGGCAGATGACGCTCTCGGTATCGCCCGCTCAATTGAGCGGGCGCGGATTGAAACATCAAGAAATTCCCAATTAAAAATGTTCATAGCCCGGTATCGCCCGCTCAATTGAGCGGGCGCGGATTGAAACCGCTGTTACTGAGAGGCTTGGTCGGGTCCTGATATGGTATCGCCCGCTCAATTGAGCGGGCGCGGATTGAAACCTGTACGCGAGCACGCCGGTAACGGCTCCCGCGAGGTATCGCCCGCTCAATTGAGCGGGCGCGGATTGAAACTACCAGGGCGGTGTATGTGGCCACGCGCAGGGCGTTCTCCGTGATAGAGTTGATGCGCTCAATAAACTTCAATATGTGGCCGATAACAGGGATTTTCCTGAACCCGGCGATGCCGGATTTCAGCGATGCCAAAGAGATAGCCGTCGCCTTGCTTCTGCCGTCCTTGATGGCCTTCTCGTAGGCGCGGTTGAACGTATCCACCGCACCCGCATATTCATTGTATGAGGATTCAATGTTTTTACCGATGCGCTCCAGATCTGGAAGATATGCAGCTCCGATAAATCCACCGTGCGCACGGAAGTCCGAAACAAGCTCGGACGAACCGTGTTTTCTGATGTGCTGGGCAAGTTCTTTAACGGCTCTCGGATAAACAGAAAATATCTTGGCCGCCATCTTTGCGCCGTGGGCGCCCGTCAGGGTTATAGCCCCCTGAATCGCGTCGCGGATGGGATTGGTGAAGATAAAGTCCGGGCTGTAACCGGTGTAAACCTTGGACAGCCATGTATTAATCTCTCTACCAGCGGAGAGGATCGCCCCGAGATGTTCAACACCCATCGCCTTGTATTCTCTGGCGGCTATTTCATCATTGATCTGTACTTTGACCGCTTGGCCGCCGACATAGACATTCACCTCATTATCAGCCGCCATCCCGGACGCCTGCAACATCACCCTCACAGGGTCGGTCGTTTTCACAACGTCGAAATCGGCCTTGTTTCTGCCGTATCTAAGGGCCTCTTCTGCAATGTGGCGCCGGGCGTCACTCAGGTTGTCAAACGTGGCAACATCAGAACCGTGATACGTCACCATATAGCTGCTCTGCCCTGGCTTCAGCACCTGCCGCTTTACGGGCTTCCCGACAGTACCAATTTCAGGGTTATTGGCCTCCAGCAGAAACATTATCAGTGATTTACCGACGCGGTTTCTCTCGTCCATTGAGATAGCCCTTTCGTGGTCGCGCCAGATGTTTTCGATAATGGCCTCGTCGCGCGCTGAATGCCCCATGCGGCGCTTTTCTCTGGCGTATACACTCAAGCCTTTCCCGGCGCCTGAGCCCTTTTGTTCTTCCGTCCCCTTAACCGGTATGTAATTCTCATAAGTAGCATCCCAGGCATCAACCATCTCCTGAGATATAAATCCACCGTCCAACTTGATCTTCTTCGTTTGCTCGGTGACAGACCGCCATTCGTTTGCAATGGATTTTAGTTGGTCGAAGTTTGGTAGCTTCTCAAGCTCAGACATCTTGTTGCTTGCTTCTTCATCTGTCATCCCAAACGCGGTAGCGTCTTCATCTTGGTGTATTTTCCTGATCTGTCTGTTGGCTTCTAGCGCATGTTGTGCCAAGAGATAGTCGCCGATCTGCCCCATGCTCAGGCTGGCCTTTTGCGTCTTTTTGATGAGTGGCTGCATCTGCTGCTCGCGGAAATCCTGAAGGCGCACAGCAATCTTGCTGCGTGAGCTTGTTTCCGCGAGATACACGTCGGCGCCCTCCGATAGCGCAATCCCATTTCCCTTGAGCCAGTTTTGCAGCACTTTAAAGCGGTTGAAGTTGTCCTGGATTCTGCGTTGTGCCGCCTGGGCTTTAGTTTCCTCAGGTGGAGATCCAGCGGCCTGTACTTCATCTGGCGTGCGGCTAAACATGCTATTTGTGGTGCGGCTTGCTGCTACTTCTTCACCAGACATAAACGACGGCTTCCCCTGCTTTCTCGCCGCCGCCATCACAGAGGCGCGAAGGAGCGTCTGGATATGGTCTTCAGTGATCTTCCCGGCAGGAAGGGTGTAGTGCTTGATAATGAACGTCTTAATTGCATCCATCAGCTGCCGCCACCACGTTTGGGTCTGCACACGCTGATCCTGTCCGACACGGGCAATGACCTCGGCGATGAACCATTCAGAACCCTCCTTCATGTCTGGCTCGGCCTTTATTACTTTATTCCATGCATCGCGCACAGTGGCATTGCCCGCCTTGTTCATAAAGGTAATGCGCCGTTGCAGTTGGGTGTAAGACACTTCGCCTAACATGCCCTTTAAACCGTGATGCTCCCCAATCTCGTGCAGGACGCGCGTGACTATATCTGGGGGCGATGCGGACTTTACGATCCATGACCGGCCCTCCCAGTAAACAGCTTCTTCATTGCCGCGCATGAACGGATGAATCTCAGACGGAAAGTCCTGTGGCGAGTTCACGAAGTTGAGTAGGCCTTCGCGCTCTAGAACGGCTGTTGCCTTCTCGCCGAAGGCTGAAATGACGGCTTGGCGGGCGGTGGCGTCAGAAATAGAAAGCCCGGCGCTGGGCCGATCTTCGGTGGCCCTGGAAAAGCCCACTTTCCCGATGAAGTTGACAAGATCGTGGCGGGCGCGTACTCTTGTTCGCAAGCCTCGCAGTTGGTTGCTATGCCCGGGGGATTGGACTCCGGCCCATGTGCGCCACTCGGGGCTTCTTTGTGTGTCCTCGTACCGAAGCGCGGTCCTGAACCACCTTCCAACGACATGCTGGCGACTCTTCCCGTACACACTGCCAACCTTATTGATGTCTAATGTGCCATCTTTCTGGTTGCGATGAACCGCAACTATAATTGGCGATCCTTCCACATCCTTCATGTTGGTCAGCACAACCAGCGACCCTTTAGGGGCTGTCGGTGAGTCAGAGTCAAATACTGCTATCGGATCAGCAATGGCTTCCACCATCATGCGCAGATGTTCCATCGAAATCGCATGCTTGTCTTCGGTTGCTTTTGGAACAATATCCTGCGCCATCCGTAACGGCAGGCGCTCAAGCCCAAGCATCCGCAGCACTGGTGGAGTAATCCCCAGCGGGATCATGTCGCGTCGCGTCATCTCGCCACGCTCGTAAAGATCAAGCGCAGCATTCAACTGTTGTTGCCACTCAGGGTCGTACACTGTCTCTGGTGATTGACGGCTGAACATCGCCGTTCCTTGGCCGGTTTCCTTGGTCTCGCTCGGAATCCATAGCCTATTGGTGGGGATGTATTCCTTATTGCCATCGGCATTACGCACCAAGACAGACCAACTACGATCCAACCCTTCACCAAAAGGTTCCGCGGGCTCCAGGACTTCGACGGTCTTGCCGGTACGGATGTCCTGTAATTTTGAGCCTGGGGTCTCCAGCGCCTTCTCCACGCGCCGGCTGTTTGTCGCCAGGGCCAGATCATCGGCGAACGCTTGCGGGGCGCCTACCCTTTCGGCAAGTTTGCGGGTGTGCGCGGCTCGGGTTGACTCTGTAGCTTTGTCAACATTAGCCTGATTATTGTCAACCTTAGCAGGCTGACCGATGGCATCCACCTTGTCCGCCAGCTTGCCCACGGCATTGGCCATCTTCTCAACGGCTACGCTTATGGCGGTGACTTCTTTAGAGGCGTCAGGCGCGGCCTGCATAGCTTCGGCCGTAGCCTTCGTGGCTACATTCCGAGCGCCGGAATTCTCTTTTTGTGCGACTTTTGACGCTTCCGGTATACCAGAAACGGGTATGTTCTCACCTTCTTTGGGTAGGACAGGCTGCTCAGCTTTTGTTTCTTGCGACAGCTTTAGGTCTGGATAATTAGTCAGAGCCTCTTTTGGGACAGGTTTCCCTTCGCGCAGCGCTTTCTCCACCACATCCCGGTGACGGACAGGGGTATCAACACGAGCCAGTAACTTGTCAACCTCACCAGGGGTTAACGTAACATCCCCTTTTGCTGCTGCCGCTAGTTTCTGGCTTGCCTCGTCGCTGACGCCATATAACAGCTTCTCCAATCCGTTTATCTTAGAGGAAGCCTGAGATGCGGAATGCTTGGTGAAATCGCTTTGTACGATATTGGGCCGAGTAGCTTCGCGGGCCTGATCCCATTCCCTGGCTGTCATTTGCCAAGGCTCCTTGTTTAAAGCCGCTTTACTCTGATTTATCACCGGCTGCGTGCGATCACCCCAACGCCGCTCGATCTCTTTCTGCTGTTCTGAAAAGACCTTCCTTCCGAGCCTGCCGCGCAAATAACTCATAAACTTGTCGCGGGTTTGGTGCTTATCCAGGGCCTCGCTGATAACGTCACTGGGGGACTTTCCCACCCCACCCGATTTCATAGGGATAGTCCGGGTCTTAATAGGCTGAACCTGTGGGATAGCTGTTGGGACAGGTAATACGGGCTGTACAAGAGACTGTTGAGCCTGATTTTGCTGGATTTGAGGGGTTATTGGCACAACAGGGGGTGTTATTGTGGGCTGTACAGCATTGAGCTGTCCTATCGCAGGCTCTAAAGGCCGCAGCACGAATTGCCCAGGAGAGACCTCAACTGGCGCTACACCCTCTAACTTCTTGGCTCTGGCAAAGAAGGTGGCTGCTTTTTCAGTGGAAAAGGTCTGGCCGTTTAGGCGGGTTATGTCTGGAACGGGAGTTGCTTCATCTGTCAAGGTACGCGAAACATCGGTTCCCGTACCTTTTGGCTCCCCCATAGCCATGCTATGGGTAGTGGCCTGCACGGCCCCGGAAGGACTTGTTTTGGATAGGCCGCTATCAATGATAGCCTGCTGTAGGGCGTTTATGGGCTGATTTCCCGCCTGAGCCTGCGCTGGCTGCACGATCTCATTTTGGGCTGGTAAGGCGGTTGGCTCTGGCGGGATTGCGCCTATGACCTCTGGAGCGGCTTGCGCAGGGAAAGCGGGGGCAACTTCGGCTTTATTTTGTCCGGGCACAGTAATCGTTGCTGGCACGGCAGGCAGATTGACATACGCCTGTGTGGCGGCAATGGCTTCGTCTACGGTTTGAGCGGATTCTATTGCCTGTAGGGTGGTTGTTTCGGTAGCGGCGTGCGCAGTATTGATCTGGTCGAGGAGGGCGGTGTCTGTATGAGCGTTAAGATCGGGAACGACAGATGTCGCGCTGGCGGGAAATGGTATGGTAGGTGCGGCTGGAAGGACTTTCTGGGTGGGGGCCATCACGCCAGCGGCTCCACCAAATCCAGCACCACCCACAAACCCACCCACCGCATTGACAAAGGTATCCTGTCCTATTGGGCGATTCCCGCCTATAGCCACATTCGAGCCCAGATTCTGTGTGCGCTGTTCGACATCCTCTTCGGCGCCCCAAAACAAATAGGGTCAGGTCTAGATTAATAGCACAACCCCTGTATAGTTATCTCATCATGTCACGCCCTCTCCGTCTAGAATTTCCCGATGCGCTCTATCACGTTACTGCGCGCGGGGATAGGCAGGAAGATATTTTTGAGGACGACCAAGATCGGGAACTGTTTCTGGCGACGCTGGGGCAGGTCATTAGCCGGTTCAACTGGATTTGCCATGCCTGGTGCCTGATGGATAACCACTACCACCTGCTGATTCAAACACCGGACGGCAATTTATCCAAGGGTATGCGTCAGCTCAATGGGGTATACACCCAGGCCAGCAATCGCCGCCACCGGCGCGTGGGGCATTTGTTTCAAGGGCGCTTCAAAGCCATTCTGGTAGACAGCGATGCCTATTTGCTGGAATTGTCGCGTTATGTGGTGCTCAATCCGATTCGCGCCGGGATGGTCAAGAAACCGGGCGCTTGGCGGTGGAGCAGCTATCGGGCCAGCGTGGGCTTGGAGCCCGCCGCCCCCTGGCTTGCCGTTGATGGCTTGCTGGCGCAGTTTGCCAAACGGCGTAGTCTGGCACGGGAGCGGTATGTGCAATTTGTAGCAGAGGGCATCAAGGCCGCTTCACCTTGGGCTAATCTCAAGGGGCAAGTATATCTGGGTGATGAACAGTTTGTGCAACGTGTGCAAGCCCATCTCCAAGCAGGCAAAGACGATGTGCAAATTCCCCGTGCGCAGCGTCGTCCGCCCTCACCCACCTTAGCGGAAATCGAACGTCACGCGCAAGACAGAAATGCGGCCATCATTGCAGCTTATGCAACAGGAGCTTATTCTTACCAACAACTCTCCGCGCACTTCGGGATACACTTTACGACGGTTGGGCGAGTTGTTAGGGGAAGGGAATAATGCGCTATAAGCTTCGGCTACGGCATGATGCTGGTTCGTAGGGTATAATTGTTTGCAAGTGCAAATGCGGACCAGTGAGGAGGTTAAATACAGTGAACGAAATTATCTTTCTCGTGGACGAGGCGCCAGAAGGTGGTTATCAGGCGCGCGCGCTGGGCGAATCCATTTTTACCGAGGCGGACGACCTGGAAAGTCTTCATGTTCATGTGCGTGATGCTGTGCAATGCCATTTTGAGCAGAACCGGGCGCCAAAGATAATCCGGCTGCACTTCGTAAGGGAAGAAGTGATCGCCTTATGAGGGTGCCCCGCACCGTAAGCGGGGAATCGCTGGCCAAATCCCTCCAGAAACTTGGTTACCGGACTACGCGCCAGACCGGCAGCCATATTCGGTTGACCTGCGATAGCCCAAACCAGCATCACATTACAATTCCAAACCATGATCCGATACGCTTGGGCACCTTGTCCGCCATCTTGGCTGATGTTGCTTCGCACTTAAAAATGCCGAAGGAAAATCTGGTTAGACAGCTATTTGGATAGCCATACTATTAAGGCCGCAAAGGTGAACTATCGCGCGTGCAAACAGGGTCACGGGTCGCAATCAGGGTCACGCAATCAGGGTCAGGTCTATTTTCTTGACATAATGACCTGACTGAACTGTCTTTTTTTACTCCGCAAACATCTCCTGCAACACCGTCAATGTCTTCGCGGCTGTGCTCGTATCGAGTTTGCCCATGCGTTTGACGAGGCGGGTTTTGTCTACGGTACGGAGTTGGTCGAGCACGATCTGGCCTTTCTTGCGCTTGAAGGTAAGCGGAATGCGAGTGGGGTAGTCGCGGCCTTTGGTGGTCATGGGGGCGACGATAACGGTGCCGATGCGGAGGTTCATTTCATCGGGTGAGATGATGACGCACGGACGGGTCTTGCGAATTTCGTGGCCTTGGGTGGGGTCGAGGCTGACGAGGTAAACGTCGAAACGGGAGACTACCAGCGCCATTCGCTTCGATCCCACTCGGTGGCTAGAGTGGTGTCTTCGTCAAGGAGCTTGTCGTCTTTGCGCTGAGCCATCCCGGAGAATGCCTCGGACCAACCGCTACGCGGCGCATGAACGGGGCGGATGATGAGGACATTGTCTTCGACCTCGATCTCCACCGAATCCTTGAGGCGGCACTGCTCCAAGACGGATTTGGGTAGACGTATGCCTTTAGAATTTCCGATACGCACGATGTTGATTTTCACGGCTAAAGTCTCTTGCTCGAATTAATAGGTGTAATCACATTGTAGTTACGCTCTCGGTGGATGTCAATGGCCGATTCTGGCACGGGCCCACCACGATACAATAAGTAATCGCCGCGCACTTCGGGATACACTTTACGACGGTAGGGCGAATTGTTATAGGGAGAATGATGTGCATCTTAGCTAGACCATAGCCTCTTGCTGCCGCTTGTCTCTGTGACGGGGAGGCCTCATGGTCTGGCTCCATGATTGTTGATTAATTTCCCGCTTATCTGGTTGCGCTGCGGTAATGCGGGTCTGTCCAACAGCGCGGCAGTTTTTCATCGGAAGGAAAGACCAGCTCATTCTTGTCAAATAACTCAGGCTCCGGCATTTCCTCGCCTGCGTGAAAGCGCCCCGACACGGATGATTTACAGGGGTCGAACAGGGCATCCACGTTAAGAATCTCCACCATATCGCCGATTTTTTTGTGCTTCAAGAACATGATATTTTCCTTTTTAACGCGTTGGGATAAATCCTACACCTTTTTATGCCGTGTTTGCAGACGTTCTTGCTCACGCTCACGTGGTGCACTTAGAAGTAGAATTCACCCCGGAGCGGGTTTTGGGGAGGTTGTCGGCATAGCGGATGTCATAGGCGCGCGCGATGGGCGTACTCGTTCGGGGTTGCCAGAACGGAATCTCAGTCAAGCCGCGGCGGGGGTGATCTCCCGCTTGATGCGCTTGGCGTTTTCGATTTCAGCTATCCGCAAGTCGTATGCCGCCTGCAAATTCAGCCACGAGCGCGCATCGCCGCCAAAGTAGCGCGCCAGCCGCATGGCGGTGTCCGCCGTGACGCCGCGCCGCTCGCGCACAATGTCGTTGATGCGCGGCGCGGGTACGTTCAGGGCTTTTGACAGCGCGTTGGCGCTCATACCCAGCGGGATCAGATAATCCTCCCGCAGGATTTCGCCGGGATGTACCGGCCGCATGCCATTCTTGAACATAGTAGTCTCCGTCAGTGATAGTCCACAATCTCGACGTCTTCCGGACCAGCTTCCGTCCAACGGAAGCACACACGGAACTGATCGTTCACGCGGATGCTGTACTGCCCGGCGCGGACGCCTTTCAAGGCCTCTAATCGATTGCCCGGTGGCGAGCGTAAAAATTCCAGCGTTTACGCCGCATCGAGTTGAGCCAGCTTGCGTACCGCTACGTTCGCAATTCCTGAAAACCGCTTGCAGTTGCCCGTTTCAAACAGAGCCTTCGTATCGGCGCAACAGAAGCTCTTG
This genomic stretch from Gammaproteobacteria bacterium harbors:
- a CDS encoding 2-oxoisovalerate dehydrogenase codes for the protein MNEIIFLVDEAPEGGYQARALGESIFTEADDLESLHVHVRDAVQCHFEQNRAPKIIRLHFVREEVIAL
- a CDS encoding AbrB/MazE/SpoVT family DNA-binding domain-containing protein gives rise to the protein MKINIVRIGNSKGIRLPKSVLEQCRLKDSVEIEVEDNVLIIRPVHAPRSGWSEAFSGMAQRKDDKLLDEDTTLATEWDRSEWRW
- a CDS encoding type II toxin-antitoxin system PemK/MazF family toxin → MVVSRFDVYLVSLDPTQGHEIRKTRPCVIISPDEMNLRIGTVIVAPMTTKGRDYPTRIPLTFKRKKGQIVLDQLRTVDKTRLVKRMGKLDTSTAAKTLTVLQEMFAE
- a CDS encoding HigA family addiction module antidote protein codes for the protein MFKNGMRPVHPGEILREDYLIPLGMSANALSKALNVPAPRINDIVRERRGVTADTAMRLARYFGGDARSWLNLQAAYDLRIAEIENAKRIKREITPAAA
- a CDS encoding acetyltransferase; translation: MFLKHKKIGDMVEILNVDALFDPCKSSVSGRFHAGEEMPEPELFDKNELVFPSDEKLPRCWTDPHYRSATR
- a CDS encoding type II toxin-antitoxin system HicA family toxin, whose translation is MRVPRTVSGESLAKSLQKLGYRTTRQTGSHIRLTCDSPNQHHITIPNHDPIRLGTLSAILADVASHLKMPKENLVRQLFG
- a CDS encoding transposase encodes the protein MSRPLRLEFPDALYHVTARGDRQEDIFEDDQDRELFLATLGQVISRFNWICHAWCLMDNHYHLLIQTPDGNLSKGMRQLNGVYTQASNRRHRRVGHLFQGRFKAILVDSDAYLLELSRYVVLNPIRAGMVKKPGAWRWSSYRASVGLEPAAPWLAVDGLLAQFAKRRSLARERYVQFVAEGIKAASPWANLKGQVYLGDEQFVQRVQAHLQAGKDDVQIPRAQRRPPSPTLAEIERHAQDRNAAIIAAYATGAYSYQQLSAHFGIHFTTVGRVVRGRE